In the Leptospira limi genome, one interval contains:
- a CDS encoding PAS domain-containing sensor histidine kinase yields the protein MPTSQKSYEVLLAEIQKLEQENQTLKQSQISQNNHQTKISDLLHFTQFSIDTISDSILWLDEHGKYVFVNNAACINFGYSKEEFLSMTMFQVDPLFTKEIWDAHWQDILERKSFTLETINKRKDGKSIPIEVTVNLVEYDGKKYNCAIARDITEHKLNESKLKQAALRLSELNATKDKFFSIIAHDLRGPLGSHREFTKSLSEKISLLSEEDRFFNLQILNESSEKLYSLMENLLHWASTQNGMITFQPVLISLYELVNKTIDLFSLAIHKKNLSLKNQIPKTFQLIADSFMIETIFRNLISNAIKYSNQNQTIEIGCNPFHLKNDTNSKNHCFYVKDEGIGMTKDQINSLFRLDQKVSTPGTAKEIGTGLGLILSKDFIEQHGGNIWVESGLREGTTFYFDLGQHTI from the coding sequence ATGCCTACTTCGCAAAAATCCTACGAAGTCCTCCTCGCTGAGATCCAAAAATTAGAACAGGAGAATCAAACTCTAAAACAGTCTCAAATAAGCCAAAATAACCACCAAACTAAGATTAGCGATTTACTTCATTTTACTCAATTTTCGATCGATACCATTTCTGATTCCATCTTGTGGTTGGATGAACATGGCAAGTATGTTTTCGTTAACAACGCGGCTTGTATTAATTTCGGATATTCGAAGGAGGAATTTCTTTCGATGACAATGTTTCAAGTTGATCCTCTCTTTACAAAAGAGATTTGGGATGCACATTGGCAAGATATTTTAGAGAGAAAATCTTTTACTTTAGAAACAATCAATAAACGAAAAGATGGAAAATCAATTCCAATTGAAGTGACTGTTAACTTAGTAGAATACGATGGTAAAAAATATAATTGTGCAATTGCACGTGATATCACCGAACATAAATTAAATGAATCGAAACTCAAACAAGCAGCACTTAGATTGAGTGAATTAAATGCAACAAAAGATAAATTTTTTTCAATCATTGCTCACGATTTGAGAGGGCCTCTAGGATCCCATAGAGAGTTTACCAAAAGTTTAAGTGAAAAAATTTCATTACTATCCGAAGAAGATAGGTTTTTTAACTTACAAATTTTAAATGAATCATCAGAAAAACTTTATTCTCTAATGGAAAATTTGCTCCACTGGGCAAGCACACAAAATGGAATGATCACATTCCAACCTGTTTTGATTTCTTTATATGAATTAGTTAACAAAACGATTGATCTTTTTTCATTAGCCATTCATAAAAAAAATCTATCACTCAAGAATCAGATTCCAAAAACATTTCAATTGATTGCTGATTCTTTTATGATCGAAACAATATTTCGTAATTTAATTTCAAACGCAATCAAGTATAGCAATCAAAACCAAACAATTGAAATCGGATGTAATCCTTTTCATTTAAAGAATGATACTAATTCTAAAAACCATTGTTTTTACGTAAAGGATGAAGGGATTGGAATGACGAAGGATCAAATCAATTCTTTGTTTCGTTTAGACCAAAAGGTTTCAACTCCTGGAACGGCTAAGGAAATTGGAACTGGACTTGGTCTCATCTTAAGTAAAGATTTTATAGAACAACATGGTGGAAATATTTGGGTAGAAAGTGGATTACGAGAAGGGACTACTTTTTACTTTGATTTAGGACAACACACAATCTAG